The Arachis hypogaea cultivar Tifrunner chromosome 14, arahy.Tifrunner.gnm2.J5K5, whole genome shotgun sequence genome has a segment encoding these proteins:
- the LOC112741956 gene encoding exocyst complex component EXO84C, whose amino-acid sequence MESSEEEDDFPSIESIIPQSKVDSLYQSHTEKGIRKLCCELLDLKDAVENLCGNMHSKFLAFLRISEEAVEVKHELIELQKHISAQGILVQDLMTGVCRELEEWNKSSPDPAEIQSEPEISEIIKPLPCEGTDRKTTFLENLDVLLAEHKFEEALDALDAEERNSADLKGSGNSSLDEISSCKSDLLERKAMLEEQLIGITEQPSVSFPELKKALNGLIKLGKGPTAHQQLLNFFGAHLQKRIEALLPSSSLCPATFPSTLSKVVFSVVSLATKESALIFGDNPVYTNRIVQWAEWEIEYFVRLVKENAPSADTVYALRAVSICIQASLNYCSILESLGLKMSKLLLVLLRPSFEEVLESNFRRARRLVLDMAESTECFPLSPQFASSLSAIATSSSSMLVESGMRFMRIVEEILEQLTPMASLHFGANVLSRILQLFDKYMDALIKALPGPSDDDNLPELKEAVPFRAETDSEQLAILGVAFIILDELLPNAVLSTWMRKSDSKESNSEPSENVVLNTNTSVELKEWKKHLQHSFDKLRDHFCRQYVLTFIYSREGKTRLNAHIYLSDNRDDLYDSGPLPSLPFQALFAKLQQLATVAGDVLLGKEKIQKILLARLTETVVMWLSDEQEFWGVLEDNSAPLQPLGLQQLILDMHFTVEIARFAGYPSRHVHQIASAIMTRAITTFSARGIQPQRSALPEDEWFVETAKSAINKLLLGVSESEASDIDDEDHIIVHEVVSDSDTVSSLSTMESTESFASASASMAELDSPSNLSDQDN is encoded by the exons ATGGAGAGCAGCGAGGAAGAAGATGATTTCCCTTCCATTGAGAGCATCATCCCCCAATCCAAGGTCGATTCTCTTTATCAGTCTCACACCGAAAAG GGGATTCGAAAACTTTGCTGTGAGCTCTTAGATTTGAAGGATGCTGTGGAGAACTTATGTGGCAATATGCACTCCAAGTTCTTGGCTTTCTTAag GATATCTGAGGAGGCTGTAGAAGTGAAGCATGAATTGATTGAGCTGCAAAAGCATATCTCAGCTCAAGGTATACTTGTACAGGACTTAATGACAGGTGTCTGCCGTGAATTGGAAGAGTGGAATAAGTCAAGCCCTGATCCTGCTGAAATTCAATCTGAACCTGAAATATCTGAAATTATTAAGCCGTTACCATGCGAGGGAACTGACCGGAAAACAACATTCTTAGAAAACCTTGATGTTCTTCTGGCCGAGCATAAGTTTGAAGAAGCGTTGGATGCGTTAGATGCCGAAGAAAGAAATTCTGCAGATCTGAAAGGCTCAGGGAATAGCTCACTGGATGAAATTTCCTCGTGCAAGTCTGATTTATTGGAAAGAAAGGCAATGCTTGAAGAACAGCTTATTGGAATCACTGAACAACCTTCAGTTAGTTTCCCTGAGCTGAAGAAGGCCTTAAATGGTTTAATAAAACTTGGAAAAGGTCCTACTGCACATCAACAACTGCTGAATTTTTTTGGGGCTCACCTCCAAAAGAGAATCGAAGCTTTGCTTCCGTCAAGTTCTCTGTGTCCTGCAACATTTCCTTCTACATTATCTAAGGTTGTATTTTCTGTAGTTTCCCTGGCAACAAAGGAATCTGCTTTGATTTTTGGAGATAATCCTGTTTATACCAACAGAATTGTTCAGTGGGCAGAGTGGGAAATTGAATATTTTGTACGATTGGTGAAAGAGAATGCACCATCTGCGGATACTGTTTATGCCTTACGTGCTGTTAGCATATGTATACAGGCTAGTCTAAACTACTGCTCAATCTTGGAGTCACTAGGATTGAAAATGTCTAAATTGCTGTTGGTACTACTTCGTCCTTCTTTTGAAGAAGTTTTAGAATCAAACTTTAGACGCGCTAGAAGACTAGTTCTTGACATGGCTGAATCTACGGAATGCTTCCCATTGTCGCCACAATTTGCATCTTCACTTTCTGCTATAGCAACATCATCTAGTAGCATGCTTGTTGAGAGTGGAATGCGTTTTATGCGCATTGTTGAA GAGATATTGGAACAGCTAACACCAATGGCTAGTTTGCACTTTGGAGCAAATGTACTTAGCAGAATTTTACAACTATTTGATAAATACATGGATGCTCTTATCAAAGCTTTGCCTGGTCCATCTGACGATGACAATCTTCCTGAGCTGAAAGAGGCTGTGCCTTTCAGAGCTGAGACAGACTCTGAACAACTTGCAATATTAGGGGTAGCGTTTATCATATTGGATGAACTGTTACCAAATGCTGTATTGTCAACATGGATGCGGAAAAGTGATAGTAAGGAATCAAACAGTGAACCTTCAGAGAATGTCGTGCTCAACACAAATACTAGTGTGGAAttaaaggagtggaagaaacatcTTCAGCATTCTTTTGACAAGCTTCGAGATCACTTCTGTCGACAATACGTTTTGACTTTCATCTATTCAAGAGAGGGAAAAACACGGTTGAATGCACATATTTACTTGAGTGATAACAGAGATGATCTTTACGATTCTGGCCCATTGCCTTCACTTCCATTTCAG GCATTGTTTGCAAAGCTGCAGCAATTAGCAACTGTGGCTGGAGATGTATTGCTTGGGAAAGAGAAAATACAGAAAATTTTGCTTGCTAGGTTGACCGAGACTGTTGTTATGTGGTTGTCTGATGAGCAAGAGTTCTGGGGTGTATTAGAAGATAATTCAGCTCCCTTGCAACCACTTGGTTTGCAGCAG TTAATTCTTGATATGCACTTTACTGTTGAAATTGCCCGCTTCGCCGGATATCCATCTCGACATGTCCATCAGATAGCTTCAGCTATTATGACTCGTGCCATCACAACCTTCTCAGCTCGGGGTATTCAGCCACAAAG AAGTGCTCTTCCTGAGGATGAATGGTTTGTCGAAACTGCAAAGTCCGCAATAAACAAGCTCTTGCTTGGGGTATCGGAATCAGAGGCGTCTGATATTGATGATGAAGATCACATCATTGTTCATGAAGTTGTCTCAGATTCAGATACTGTTTCGTCGCTTTCTACAATGGAATCTACAGAGTcttttgcttctgcttctgctagCATGGCAGAACTTGACAGCCCCTCTAACTTGTCAGATCAAGATAACTGA